A genomic window from Neoarius graeffei isolate fNeoGra1 chromosome 5, fNeoGra1.pri, whole genome shotgun sequence includes:
- the irx1a gene encoding iroquois-class homeodomain protein IRX-1a has product MSFPQLGYPQYLYGVGAAADRQLLAPSSVSPVSPPSGASSRGANCDVAGSACAVTSLLAAGAGGAGGVFAHPYGYGAFLPYTSAAELALFSQMGSQYDLKDSPGVSFATHASPAAFYPYAGFQYGDASRPKNATRESTSTLKAWLNEHRKNPYPTKGEKIMLAIITKMTLTQVSTWFANARRRLKKENKVTWGARAKEDGEDSAIFGSDNEDKREDEEEIDLESIDIDKIDENDGDRSNAEEEDDDEDEDEDKRARKLLKDRDDSHVHSNVNANKNMTIMTSPNHQLPVSSKPKIWSLAETATTPDVSKSAGVQHPAFLSNHRLYTCPIGKIHSWNNSAFLSHNSLLNVRSLVGVNQNHHHHHQHHHQNHQTQQQQQQQHGGMEKDKIPEQLSPKLTERGVESPTQTITKSSFRPLHDGPRNPHRVLTT; this is encoded by the exons ATGTCGTTCCCGCAGTTGGGTTACCCGCAGTACCTGTACGGTGTCGGAGCGGCGGCTGACCGGCAGCTCCTCGCGCCCTCCTCGGTGTCTCCAGTGTCCCCGCCGTCAGGCGCGTCCTCGCGCGGGGCCAACTGCGACGTGGCGGGCAGCGCGTGCGCCGTCACCTCGCTGCTCGCGGCCGGAGCCGGCGGTGCCGGTGGTGTGTTCGCGCATCCGTACGGCTACGGCGCGTTCCTGCCCTACACCAGCGCCGCCGAGCTCGCGCTCTTCTCCCAGATG ggttcaCAGTATGATCTAAAGGACAGCCCCGGAGTAAGTTTCGCCACTCACGCCTCCCCCGCCGCGTTCTACCCCTACGCCGGCTTCCAGTATGGCGACGCGTCGAGGCCCAAGAACGCGACACGAGAAAGCACGAGCACGCTGAAAGCCTGGCTGAATGAGCACCGGAAGAACCCGTACCCCACCAAGGGCGAGAAGATCATGCTGGCCATCATCACCAAGATGACGCTCACACAGGTCTCCACATGGTTTGCCAACGCCAGACGGAGACTCAAGAAAGAGAACAAGGTGACATGGGGCGCGCGAGCCAAGGAGGACGGCGAGGACAGTGCCATCTTTGGCAGCGACAACGAAGACAAGCGCGAGGACGAGGAGGAGATCGACCTGGAGAGCATTGACATCGATAAGATCGACGAGAACGACGGGGATCGCAGCAACGCCGAAGAGGAGGATGACGATGAAGACGAGGACGAGGACAAACGAGCACGTAAACTCCTGAAGGACCGAGACGACTCCCACGTGCACTCCAACGTTAACGCAAACAAAAACATGACCATCATGACATCACCAAACCACCAGCTCCCTGTCAGCAGCAAACCCAAGATCTGGTCGCTAGCAGAGACAGCGACGACGCCGGATGTGTCCAAAAGCGCCGGCGTTCAACACCCCGCCTTCCTCAGCAACCACAGACTGTACACCTGCCCCATCGGCAAGATCCACAGCTGGAACAACAGCGCGTTCCTCAGCCACAACTCGCTGCTCAACGTCCGCTCGCTGGTGGGAGTAAATCagaaccaccaccatcaccatcaacatcatcatcagaaTCAtcaaacacaacaacaacaacaacaacaacatggtgGAATGGAGAAGGACAAAATCCCAGAGCAGCTCAGCCCCAAACTCACAG AGCGGGGAGTGGAGTCGCCCACACAGACCATCACAAAATCCTCGTTCAGACCCCTTCACGacgg TCCCAGGAATCCTCATCGAGTCCTCACGACCTga